The DNA region AAGGGCGTTACGTGGCCGATAGCGAAGCTCCTGGAGGGCAGCCCATACCAGGATGCGTTTGCAAACGGTATCTACACCCACAGTTTCCTGAATGCCAATGACTATCATCGCTATCACGTACCGGTCGCCGGTGAGATCAAGGAGGTCCGCAAGATCCAGGGCCGGGTCTACATGGACATGATCAGGAAGCCGGACGGCAGTCTCCAGGCCGTCGATGGCGATACCTACCAGTACAACCAGGAACGCGGTCTGATCGTCATCGATTCACCCGAAGTGGGCTTGGTCGCCGTGCTACCGATCGGCATGGGGCCCATTTCTTCGGTCAACCTCACACCCGAGGTTGGCGCCAGGCTGCAAAAAGGCGACGAGTTCGGCTACTTCATGTTCGGCGGTTCTGACATGGTGATGCTGTTCCAGAATAAGAAAGTCGTGATCAACGCCGAGGTTGGGAAGAAGTACCTGCAAGGGCAGCGCATCGGAGAGGTCCACTAAGCTCCTATTCTTCCGCGGCGGATGGGCGAGCAATTCTGAAGTGCCATTTTGGGAATGCAAGGGCAGTCTTACTGCGCTGGATGATCACGTTGCATTGCTGGCAATCTCGCCGGATGCAGTGTCGTTCGGATAGTTGAAGAAGAGCTGATTGCCGTCGGGATCGTCGACCACCAGCAGCCTGTAGCCCCACGAACCATCCTTGACGGGAGCGCCCCTGGACTCGAGTTCCGCACGCAGCGCATCCACAGCGGCGGCAGCGGCCTCGCGCGTCGCCGGCTCGACGTTCAGGGAGATGAACATCAGCGCCTTGCCAATCTTCTCCGGCCAGGTGTCGGCGAGGATAAGCGCGCAGCCCTGGCGATCAACCTGTGCGACGTGTGCTCTGCCGTCCTCGTCGTAGCGCCAGGGGCTGGTGAAGCCGAGCCGGTCAACGTAAAAGCGGAGCGACGCCTCGACATCCTTTACATGTAAGACGGGGCGCGCGAACCAGTCTGTCATACGCTATATGTCCTCGATGGAAGATTACTTCTTCCAGGATCAGGCTGAAAACAAGGCATTCACCATTCTGGCTTGGACGGGCGCACGTTCGTTTCCGGACAGATCAGGATCGCGGTGGACACTTCCAAACGCTATTTGTTTCACAAAGTCTTTTCCTTCTTCTTTTTCCTCAATAAGTTACGTGTTGTATTAGGTTGGTAAAAGTCTTGCCCCCAAAGTCTTCATGGGCGGCAGCGGTAGGGGAATGTCTGTGCTGAAGGAAAACGGCTGAGATGGGGGGATTTACGCAGGACCTACGCTATGCGCTGCGTCAGATGCGCAAGAGCCCGGGATTTGCGACGATCGCCATGGTTACGCTTGCGTTGGGAATCGGCGCAAGCACAGCGATGTTCGGCGTGTTGAATGCAGTACTGCTTCGTCCCATTCCATTCGCTGATCCTGACAGTTTGGTAAGAATCTTTTCCACGCAGCGCGGGACCATTTTTGGTCCGTCGCCGATGGATCTGCGCGACTTTGCTGCTCAAAACCACACATTCGAAAAGATGGCTGTCTACGATGTGTGGAGAAAGAACGTCAGCTTCAGCGGTGGGTCGACGGAACCTGAACAAATGCGTGTGGGACTGGTTCCCGGCCAATATTTCGAAGTGCTCGGCATCAAGCCTCTGATGGGCCGGATCTTTAAAGATGAAGAGAACCGTTGGGGAAACAACTTCGTAGCCATCATCAGCTACGACTTCTGGCAGACGCGTTTTCACGGTGACCGCGCGGTCCTTGGCAAAACGATCCGAATCAACGACGAGCCGTACCGCATTATTGGCGTAACGCCGGGTGAAATTCCCGACTACTGGGTTGGGACACCACCTGGCAAAACCGAGCTCTGGACGCCGTTTGTACCTTACGTGAATGGCAACAATACGGTTTGGAAAGAAAGCGCGCGAGGTGACCGTGGCTGGGGCGCGATCGGCCGTCTGAAACCTGGCGTAAGCATTCAGCAGGCGAACGCTGATCTGAACAGAATCGCAAGCAGTCTGGCTGCGCAATATCCGCTTGATCATGATGTTGGAGTAAAGCTGCAGCCGTTGCAGGAAGACCAGGTCCGGAACTTGCGTCCCATGCTGCGAGTTCTGATGGGTGCGGTTCTGCTAATCCTTCTTATTGCCTGCTCCAACGTCGCCAATCTGCTGTTAGCGAGAAATTCCGGGCGCACTCGAGAGATCGCTTTGCGGGCCGCCATGGGAGCAAAACAGCAGGCCCTCATTCGGCAATTCATGGTCGAGAATTTGACTCTCGGATTGCTGGGCGGAGCGCTCGGCTGCGCGCTCGCCTGGTGGGGCTGTGCGATTGTGAGCCGAATTCATCCAGCGCAGCTTCCGCAGCTTGCGGGCGTGAGCATTGATTTTCGCGTCCTCGCGTTTGCTTTCTTCATATCCCTGTTCAGCTGCCTGATCTTCGGCATTGTGCCCGCTTTGGCCAATCTGAAAGTGAGTCCGGCGGAAAGTCTTAAAGAAGCCGGCCGCACCAGCACTACGAGCAGAGGGCGCAAGCGTTTAGGGCGTCTGTTTGTAGCGAGCGAGATTGCATTCGCAGTGATGCTGCTGATCGCCACTGGACTCTTGATTCAGAGCCTCGTTCGATTGCAGAACCAAAACACCGGCTTCCGTCCCGATCATCTGTTACGAACGCATTTGTATCTTCCATTTGTGCGCTATCCCAATACGGGAAGTATTACGCGATTCTGCGACGAATACGCCTCGCGCGTGCGCCAACTGCCGGGCGTGAAGGATGTGACCGTAAGCGCTGCGAGTCCGCCCGACGATCAATGGAAGCAAAACTTCACCATTGATGGCCAGCCTGTGTCGCGGCTCGAGGACACTCCTATCGCCGCGCGCAACGCCACGGATTCTAATTATCTGCGTACGCTCGGAATTCCCGTGATCGAGGGTCGTGATTTTTCGGAGTTCGATACGGAAACCAGTCCCGCTGTGGCTTTGGTAAATCAGGCGTTCGTGAAGAAGTATTTTCCTGGCGAAGATCCCCTTGGCAAACGATTGCGCATCAGTGTGGCGCAGCAGTTAGGGGTAGGACATACTGCCGACGAGGTTTTCACCATTGTCGGCGTGGTAGGAAATACGATGAACCGTGGTCCGGCGCTTCCGCCCATGCCGCACTTCACCACTCTGTTTCGGCAGACGCCCGATCTGAATGTCGGCTTCAAAACGTTGATCGTGCGCACGGCTCTTGATCCCATGCAGTTGGCGCCATCGATCCGGCAGCAGCTTCATTCACTCGATCCCAACTTGCCGTTCGCGGAAGTCGCAACTGTGGATGAGCTGATTCTCGAGCAAACGGCCGATCGACGCTATACCACGGGCCTGCTCGCGCTGTTCGCAGCGTTAGGATTGCTGCTCGCTGGAATTGGCGTGTACGGAGTGGTGTCCTACGTAGTTGCGCAACGGACCGGCGAGATCGGCTTGCGCATGGCGCTAGGCGCGCAACGCGGGGACGTCCTCTGGCTAGTGGTCCGACAGGGAATTGGCATGGCCACAGCAGGTGCTGCAGCGGGGCTTTTTGGCGCTTGGGCGTTCCGAAAAGCGGTTGCGCAACTTGTGTTCGGCATTTCACCCGCGGACCCGATCACTTTTTTTGCCGCAGCAGCTCTTCTGGTTGGTCTCGCGGCCTTCGCATGTCTAGCGCCTGCGCGAAGGGCGATGAAAGTCGATCCTATTGTCGCATTGCGTTACGAATAGATCGCCTAATGACTTTTTTGCTAACCGACAGCTACTTCATTTCGCTGACGTGCCAAAGTATTTATGCGCGATATCTATGACATCTATGTCGGTTAGTACACCATACTCGATGTGCGGCTTCTTTCCCGGTGTGATGAAGTAGTATCCAACCTGCTTTTTTGACGGACGGAATGTGGTCACTGTACTCCCCACTCGAATGCGAAACGAGTGTCGATAAAGCTCATGAAACTCAATCCCTAATTTCTTCACCGGTTTGCGAACGCGGGTTGCATAGAGCTGGAAGTCGGCTAGCGTTTCGTTCGTATCTGGATCTTTCTGCAACTCTGTTTTGGTGACCGGAGGGAAGAACGCGATTATTGTGGGTCCACGCGCCACAATCGCCCGAGGCTCCGTGGCGGACAGCCTTGCTGGTTGCGGGGATAGGATGCACGCGGAAGCACCGGTGAGAATCAGCAGAAGGCGTTTCATATATTGATGTAGCCCAAGGCAGAACTGGCGCAAAAAGCGAAGACCTCCGGAATGCGGAGGCCTCGGCTCGGGGGAGGGCTACAAGCTCAGGAATTTGCTGCAATAGGCTGTTGTTGTTCCACAGCGGGACGCTCACCTAAAAAGAATTTGATTTTTTCAATCAGAGCAGGGAAGAGGTCTTCCTTTTGCAGGCATGCGGCTACATCTTTTCCGCCGTCAATTGGACCATAACCGGTCACGATAATCACGGGAGTGTTGGGACTTTTCTCGCGAACTTTGTGCGCTAATTCGACGCCGTTCATGCCTTCCATGCGGAAGTCGGTGACGAGAATGTCGAAATCCTGTTGATCGAACTTCTCCAGAGCCTCTTTTGCGCTGTACGCGCTGACTGCCTTGTAGCCCTGCATTTCCAGGATCTCGCAGCTCAGCCGCGCCAGGACTTCATGGTCGTCCACGAACAGGATCGCTTTCACCATTGCACCTCTTCCGCGAGCTTACTCTTTGATCGCTGACGCTTAACAAATTCTTTTATGAAATCAGACCGGTAAGGCGGAAAGAAAAGACACACCCCAACTTCTACCGTCGTTAGTTGCGGAAGCTGAACCGAAGGATGCCCGAATTCGGTAATCGATTTCGCGTAAAGCAATCGTTGCTCCGCGGTCATAGGCAAGTCTTTCGTTGTCATGAGCTTGCAGCGCTGGATTTGAAGCTCGCTTGTCGCAGATTGCCGCCGCTTCATCGCTGTGCTACCGTCAAAGGTGCCGCGCCTTCGGGCGGTTAGCTCAGTTGGTTAGAGCGCGTGCCTTACAAGCACGAGGTCGCAGGTTCGAGCCCTGCACTGCCCACCATAGACTTCCCAGAAAGCCTCATTGCTACTCGGCCCGCAGCGCTTGCGTCGGCTCAA from Terriglobales bacterium includes:
- a CDS encoding glyoxalase superfamily protein, whose translation is MTDWFARPVLHVKDVEASLRFYVDRLGFTSPWRYDEDGRAHVAQVDRQGCALILADTWPEKIGKALMFISLNVEPATREAAAAAVDALRAELESRGAPVKDGSWGYRLLVVDDPDGNQLFFNYPNDTASGEIASNAT
- a CDS encoding ABC transporter permease codes for the protein MGGFTQDLRYALRQMRKSPGFATIAMVTLALGIGASTAMFGVLNAVLLRPIPFADPDSLVRIFSTQRGTIFGPSPMDLRDFAAQNHTFEKMAVYDVWRKNVSFSGGSTEPEQMRVGLVPGQYFEVLGIKPLMGRIFKDEENRWGNNFVAIISYDFWQTRFHGDRAVLGKTIRINDEPYRIIGVTPGEIPDYWVGTPPGKTELWTPFVPYVNGNNTVWKESARGDRGWGAIGRLKPGVSIQQANADLNRIASSLAAQYPLDHDVGVKLQPLQEDQVRNLRPMLRVLMGAVLLILLIACSNVANLLLARNSGRTREIALRAAMGAKQQALIRQFMVENLTLGLLGGALGCALAWWGCAIVSRIHPAQLPQLAGVSIDFRVLAFAFFISLFSCLIFGIVPALANLKVSPAESLKEAGRTSTTSRGRKRLGRLFVASEIAFAVMLLIATGLLIQSLVRLQNQNTGFRPDHLLRTHLYLPFVRYPNTGSITRFCDEYASRVRQLPGVKDVTVSAASPPDDQWKQNFTIDGQPVSRLEDTPIAARNATDSNYLRTLGIPVIEGRDFSEFDTETSPAVALVNQAFVKKYFPGEDPLGKRLRISVAQQLGVGHTADEVFTIVGVVGNTMNRGPALPPMPHFTTLFRQTPDLNVGFKTLIVRTALDPMQLAPSIRQQLHSLDPNLPFAEVATVDELILEQTADRRYTTGLLALFAALGLLLAGIGVYGVVSYVVAQRTGEIGLRMALGAQRGDVLWLVVRQGIGMATAGAAAGLFGAWAFRKAVAQLVFGISPADPITFFAAAALLVGLAAFACLAPARRAMKVDPIVALRYE
- a CDS encoding response regulator, translating into MVKAILFVDDHEVLARLSCEILEMQGYKAVSAYSAKEALEKFDQQDFDILVTDFRMEGMNGVELAHKVREKSPNTPVIIVTGYGPIDGGKDVAACLQKEDLFPALIEKIKFFLGERPAVEQQQPIAANS